The following coding sequences lie in one Zingiber officinale cultivar Zhangliang chromosome 2B, Zo_v1.1, whole genome shotgun sequence genomic window:
- the LOC122049174 gene encoding probable ascorbate-specific transmembrane electron transporter 2, translating to MVLTSVQPGYLAAAAHITHVAHVFALTVFILVLVWVLHFRGGAARLHSDDANLIFNVHPLVMSLGFILIIGEAIMAYKIVPADKMLQKFVHLLLHLIALGLGILGIYAAFKYHNAATLPDMVSLHSWLGMLTICLFGLQWVFGFVNFWFPGASPAMRGLLVPVHKSAGLVVFLMTVCTAETGLVQMDAAPGAESRVINFTGLFMLLFAFAVSVSVALPKVF from the exons ATGGTCCTGACGTCAGTGCAACCCGGGTACCTGGCGGCCGCAGCCCACATCACCCACGTCGCCCACGTCTTCGCCCTCACCGTCTTCATCCTCGTCCTCGTCTGGGTCCTCCACTTCCGCGGCGGCGCCGCCCGCCTCCACTCCGACGACGCCAACCTCATTTTCAAC GTGCATCCTCTGGTGATGTCCTTGGGCTTCATTCTCATCATCGGCGAAG CTATAATGGCGTACAAGATAGTGCCGGCGGACAAGATGCTGCAGAAGTTCGTCCACCTTCTCCTCCACCTGATCGCGCTCGGCCTCGGGATTTTGGGGATCTACGCCGCCTTCAAGTACCACAACGCCGCCACCCTCCCCGACATGGTCAGCTTGCACTCCTGGCTGGGCATGCTCACCATCTGCTTGTTCGGGCTGCAG TGGGTGTTCGGGTTTGTGAACTTCTGGTTTCCGGGGGCGTCGCCGGCTATGAGGGGGTTGCTGGTGCCGGTGCACAAGTCGGCGGGGCTGGTGGTGTTTCTGATGACGGTGTGCACGGCGGAGACGGGGTTGGTGCAGATGGACGCGGCGCCGGGGGCGGAGTCGCGGGTCATCAACTTCACCGGACTCTTCATGCTGCTCTTTGCGTTTGCCGTCAGCGTCTCTGTCGCCCTTCCCAAGGTCTTTTGA